From the genome of Chitinophagales bacterium, one region includes:
- a CDS encoding DUF4112 domain-containing protein, producing MNSSNQDKLASLRKYVELLESKFTIPGTRFKFGLDPILNFIPGLGSYSGMVLGLIFIILAHQKGVSGKVKILMFKNIIIDHILGSLPIAGYFTDFFYKSNVKNMRLLEEHLLEEKHGGSGWHLIIIFILISLAILVFTLGVSLWLIVKFFAFISQM from the coding sequence ATGAATTCATCAAATCAAGACAAGCTAGCATCGCTTAGAAAATACGTAGAACTCCTAGAATCGAAATTTACAATTCCTGGTACCCGATTTAAATTTGGTCTGGATCCTATTCTTAATTTCATTCCTGGTTTAGGCTCCTATTCGGGAATGGTTTTAGGACTTATCTTTATTATTTTAGCTCACCAGAAAGGGGTGTCCGGTAAGGTTAAAATTTTAATGTTTAAGAATATTATTATTGATCATATTTTAGGCTCTCTGCCAATAGCTGGATATTTCACAGACTTTTTTTATAAATCGAATGTGAAAAATATGAGGCTGCTTGAAGAGCATCTGCTCGAGGAAAAGCATGGCGGCAGCGGCTGGCATCTTATAATCATTTTCATACTCATAAGCCTAGCAATATTGGTTTTCACATTAGGCGTTTCGTTATGGCTAATTGTTAAGTTTTTTGCCTTCATTTCTCAGATGTAA
- the uvrA gene encoding excinuclease ABC subunit UvrA, with protein MSSDHIVISGARENNLKNVSVSIPKNSLVVITGLSGSGKSSLAFQTLYAEGQRRYLESFSNYARQFIGGLERPDVDYIEGLSPVISIEQKSVNKNPRSTVGTITEVYDFLRLLYAKVATAYSYVSNKPMQKMTEDEIIKDIGKNYKGKKVVLMAPLVRGRKGHYRELFESYAKKGFAEMNVDGVLTKLIPKLQVDRYKIHDIDLVMDKLAVNEENADRIEKSIRAALKEGEGSLIIVDFETKKQQFYSKHLLDLEHGISYEEPSANSFSFNSTYGACPTCKGLGEEFLVSKELMIPDETVSVMNGGILPLGEYRPVQLWETVKQFAKMNKIDLSAPINKLTEREKNLLLFGNEHGNDEYDKEIPLVYSNFNHGVSSFVYNNFYYSESDWIKNWAETFMQPSPCPTCEGSRLKKESLFFKIKEKNISELSLMGLDELQDWFQDIEKQFSDNQNKIAKDILKEIRDRLGFLINVGLHYLCLNRAGKSLSGGEAQRIRLATQIGSELMGITYILDEPSIGLHPRDNDKLIRSLKKLRDLGNNIIVVEHDKEIMLESDYLIDIGPRAGLYGGEIIAEGKPKDFLKTRTATADYLSGKLDFELPEKRIVPKKWLEINGASGHNLKKIDVQIPLGVLCCITGVSGSGKSSLISETLQPILSQHFYKSHNLPLPYKSLKGLEHINKVISIDQSPIGRTPRSNPATYMKVFDLIRTLYADTMESKIRGYKPGRFSFNVKGGRCEGCEGAGLKTIEMNFLPDIQVPCEKCQGKRYNRETLDIRYRHLSIYDVLDLSISDAVKVFEHLPSIYQKLKTLEDVGLGYLKLGQSSTTISGGEAQRVKLASELCKRDTGNTMYILDEPTTGLHFQDIQMLYNVLKRLVDKGNSILIIEHNLDIIKMADYIIDMGPEGGLAGGYVVAAGTPEQVANMKSSLTGQYLVKELKLKSRKS; from the coding sequence ATGTCTTCTGATCACATTGTAATCTCTGGTGCACGAGAAAATAATCTCAAAAATGTAAGTGTTTCTATACCGAAAAACTCTTTAGTCGTGATTACCGGATTGAGCGGAAGTGGTAAAAGCTCACTGGCATTTCAAACATTATATGCAGAAGGTCAACGACGATATTTAGAATCGTTTTCTAATTATGCACGACAATTTATCGGTGGTTTAGAGCGACCTGATGTAGATTATATTGAAGGTTTAAGCCCTGTTATTTCGATCGAGCAAAAATCGGTCAATAAAAATCCGCGATCGACCGTTGGGACTATTACGGAGGTTTATGACTTTCTTCGTTTATTGTATGCAAAGGTGGCTACCGCCTATTCCTATGTCAGCAATAAGCCCATGCAAAAAATGACTGAAGATGAAATCATTAAAGACATAGGAAAAAACTATAAAGGTAAAAAGGTTGTTTTGATGGCGCCTCTTGTCAGAGGTAGAAAAGGGCATTATCGTGAGCTTTTCGAATCATACGCCAAGAAAGGCTTTGCTGAAATGAATGTAGATGGAGTTCTTACTAAATTAATCCCCAAGCTACAAGTCGATAGATATAAAATTCATGATATAGATTTAGTTATGGATAAGCTAGCTGTGAATGAAGAAAACGCAGACCGTATAGAAAAATCAATTCGTGCAGCTTTAAAGGAAGGGGAAGGGTCTTTGATTATAGTAGATTTTGAAACTAAAAAACAGCAGTTTTATTCCAAGCATTTATTGGATTTAGAACATGGGATATCTTATGAGGAACCATCAGCAAATTCATTTTCATTTAACTCAACTTATGGTGCCTGTCCTACCTGCAAAGGTTTAGGTGAGGAATTTTTAGTATCCAAAGAATTAATGATCCCAGATGAGACCGTAAGTGTAATGAATGGTGGAATTTTACCTCTAGGAGAATATAGACCCGTTCAGCTATGGGAAACAGTTAAACAGTTTGCTAAGATGAACAAGATAGATTTAAGTGCGCCCATCAATAAATTGACAGAAAGAGAAAAGAATCTTTTGCTTTTTGGTAATGAGCATGGAAACGATGAATATGATAAGGAGATTCCATTAGTCTATTCTAATTTTAATCATGGTGTTTCGTCTTTTGTTTATAATAATTTTTATTACAGTGAAAGTGATTGGATAAAGAATTGGGCGGAGACATTCATGCAACCCAGTCCTTGTCCTACCTGTGAAGGAAGTCGATTGAAGAAGGAGTCTTTATTTTTTAAGATTAAGGAAAAAAATATTTCGGAACTCAGCCTTATGGGTCTTGATGAATTACAAGATTGGTTTCAAGACATAGAAAAGCAATTCTCGGATAATCAAAATAAAATAGCTAAAGATATTTTAAAAGAAATAAGAGATCGATTAGGTTTCTTAATAAACGTGGGTTTGCATTATCTCTGTCTAAATAGAGCGGGGAAAAGTCTTTCTGGTGGTGAAGCACAGCGTATAAGACTGGCTACACAAATTGGCTCAGAACTCATGGGAATTACCTATATTCTCGATGAACCATCTATTGGATTGCATCCAAGAGATAATGACAAGTTGATTCGTTCTTTAAAAAAACTGAGGGATCTAGGTAATAACATTATTGTGGTAGAACACGACAAAGAGATTATGCTTGAGAGTGATTATTTGATAGATATTGGACCTCGGGCGGGTTTATATGGCGGCGAGATCATAGCCGAAGGTAAGCCAAAAGATTTTTTAAAGACAAGAACGGCTACGGCAGATTATTTATCAGGGAAATTAGATTTTGAATTGCCAGAAAAACGAATCGTACCTAAGAAGTGGCTTGAAATAAATGGAGCATCTGGCCATAATTTAAAGAAAATAGATGTACAAATTCCTCTAGGGGTATTGTGTTGTATTACGGGAGTATCTGGCAGTGGAAAGAGTTCGCTCATTAGTGAAACTTTGCAGCCGATATTGTCACAGCATTTTTATAAATCACATAATTTACCTCTACCCTATAAATCTTTGAAAGGGTTAGAGCATATCAATAAAGTAATCAGTATAGATCAAAGCCCAATAGGCCGCACTCCCAGATCTAATCCTGCTACCTATATGAAGGTGTTTGACCTCATTCGTACCTTGTATGCTGATACTATGGAGTCAAAAATAAGAGGCTACAAACCGGGACGATTTAGTTTTAATGTGAAAGGCGGTCGGTGCGAAGGCTGTGAAGGGGCAGGATTAAAGACGATAGAAATGAATTTTTTGCCAGATATTCAGGTACCATGTGAGAAATGTCAAGGTAAACGCTACAATAGAGAAACTTTAGATATTCGATATAGGCATTTGTCTATTTATGATGTACTAGACTTGTCTATCTCAGATGCGGTGAAGGTATTCGAGCATTTGCCGAGCATATATCAAAAATTAAAGACTTTGGAAGATGTTGGATTAGGCTATTTAAAGCTAGGTCAGTCCTCTACCACGATATCTGGTGGCGAAGCGCAACGGGTAAAACTCGCTTCAGAACTATGTAAAAGAGATACAGGAAACACTATGTATATTTTAGATGAGCCTACTACAGGATTACATTTCCAAGATATACAAATGTTGTATAATGTGCTAAAAAGATTGGTAGATAAAGGAAATTCTATTCTAATTATTGAACATAATTTAGATATTATAAAAATGGCGGATTATATTATCGATATGGGTCCTGAAGGGGGTCTGGCAGGAGGTTATGTGGTAGCCGCTGGCACACCAGAGCAAGTGGCAAATATGAAATCGAGCTTAACGGGTCAATATCTTGTCAAAGAGCTAAAATTAAAATCCAGAAAATCCTAA
- the hutU gene encoding urocanate hydratase, with amino-acid sequence MSHTNIKAPRGNQLNCKGWVQEAAMRMLMNNLDPEVAEEPEKLIVYGGRGKAARNWDAYDKIIECLKKLENDQTLIVQSGKPVGVLRSHKDAPRVILANSNLVGNWANWTHFDELEKKGLIMYGQMTAGSWIYIGSQGIVQGTYETYLSLARKHYNGSLKGTLNVTAGLGGMGGAQPLAITMNEGVALCAEVEEWRIDKRLETRYLDEKFHDIDKAVQRALEAKKNEEAISIGVVCNAVDLLQYLIDHSITPDTLTDQTSAHDALTGYFPENMEVKEAYNMRKEHPEAYVELAYDTMAHHIHLMLELQKRGAITFDYGNNLRGQAKDKRGIKNAFDFPGFVPAYIRPLFCEGSGPFRFVALSGDESDIAVCDAKLKELFPENLGLHRWLDKAKEKIAFQGLPARICWLKMGEREKAALAFNDLVKEGKLIAPIVIGRDHLDTGSVASPNRETEAMLDGSDAIADWPILNAMINTIGGASWVSLHHGGGVGMGYSIHAGMVIVADGTDEAKERLRRVLHNDPAMGVIRHADAGYDIAFKTAQEHSLLI; translated from the coding sequence ATGTCACACACTAATATCAAAGCGCCAAGAGGAAATCAATTAAACTGTAAAGGTTGGGTTCAAGAAGCTGCTATGCGCATGCTTATGAATAACCTAGACCCAGAAGTAGCCGAAGAGCCAGAGAAATTGATAGTTTATGGTGGAAGAGGTAAAGCTGCACGTAACTGGGATGCTTACGATAAAATAATTGAGTGCCTGAAAAAATTAGAAAATGATCAAACCCTTATTGTTCAATCGGGCAAGCCAGTTGGTGTATTGCGAAGCCACAAAGATGCACCGAGAGTGATATTGGCTAACTCTAACCTCGTAGGAAATTGGGCTAATTGGACTCACTTTGATGAACTAGAAAAAAAGGGACTAATCATGTATGGGCAAATGACGGCTGGAAGTTGGATATATATTGGTTCGCAAGGCATAGTACAGGGTACTTATGAAACCTATCTCAGTTTAGCTCGAAAACATTATAATGGTTCTCTAAAAGGCACGCTCAATGTCACCGCTGGATTAGGAGGCATGGGTGGCGCTCAACCTCTTGCTATCACAATGAATGAAGGTGTAGCATTATGCGCCGAAGTGGAAGAATGGCGGATAGATAAACGACTAGAAACACGATATCTAGATGAAAAATTTCATGATATAGACAAGGCAGTGCAAAGAGCTCTGGAAGCAAAAAAAAATGAAGAAGCTATCTCTATAGGTGTCGTTTGCAATGCAGTGGATTTATTGCAATATTTAATCGACCATAGTATAACCCCAGATACTTTGACTGATCAGACATCGGCTCATGATGCCCTGACTGGATATTTCCCTGAAAATATGGAAGTCAAAGAGGCTTATAATATGCGCAAAGAGCATCCAGAGGCTTATGTGGAATTGGCTTATGATACCATGGCTCATCATATCCATCTTATGCTAGAATTGCAGAAAAGAGGCGCTATAACCTTTGACTATGGAAATAATTTGCGCGGTCAAGCCAAGGACAAAAGAGGAATTAAAAATGCTTTTGATTTCCCGGGTTTTGTCCCAGCTTATATTAGGCCTTTATTCTGTGAAGGTTCTGGCCCGTTTCGCTTTGTAGCTTTGAGTGGAGATGAAAGCGATATAGCAGTTTGTGATGCCAAACTAAAAGAGCTATTTCCCGAAAATTTAGGGCTTCATCGCTGGCTAGATAAAGCCAAGGAAAAGATTGCTTTTCAAGGTTTGCCTGCCAGAATTTGTTGGTTGAAAATGGGTGAAAGAGAAAAGGCAGCACTTGCATTTAACGATTTGGTAAAAGAAGGAAAGCTTATTGCCCCCATAGTCATAGGGAGAGACCATTTGGACACAGGTTCTGTAGCCTCGCCAAATCGAGAGACGGAAGCTATGCTCGATGGCAGTGATGCTATTGCAGATTGGCCAATACTAAATGCTATGATCAATACCATTGGTGGAGCCAGCTGGGTCAGTCTCCATCATGGTGGAGGAGTAGGCATGGGCTACTCTATTCATGCAGGCATGGTCATAGTAGCCGATGGTACCGATGAGGCAAAAGAAAGATTAAGAAGGGTATTGCACAATGATCCTGCCATGGGCGTGATTCGCCATGCGGATGCGGGGTATGATATTGCTTTTAAAACTGCACAAGAACACTCTTTGTTGATTTAA
- a CDS encoding M48 family metalloprotease yields MKIFTYLFLIGWTIALTSCGKINLLTLEDERQLGEQAKAEIASNPQEFPILNKASNPQAYAFIEGIAQDILNSGQVQNRDNFQWEVYIIKRDDVLNAFCTPGGKIYFYTGLMKYLDNSSAVAGVMGHEIAHADRRHSGKQLTSQMGLQILLQIVAGTSGQDIAQMVGLLAGIGSLKFSRDHESEADEYSVRYLCPTKYQTDGAHFFFKKLIDEGQANSGTPSFLSTHPDPGDRVANIQSQANSIGGCVTKTENYSNDTKYLQLRATL; encoded by the coding sequence ATGAAAATTTTTACATATTTATTTTTAATAGGTTGGACAATAGCTCTCACTAGTTGTGGAAAGATTAATTTACTCACACTAGAGGACGAAAGACAATTAGGCGAACAAGCAAAAGCAGAAATAGCTTCCAATCCGCAAGAGTTTCCAATTCTAAATAAGGCTTCCAATCCACAAGCATACGCCTTTATAGAAGGAATTGCACAAGATATATTAAATTCTGGTCAAGTACAGAATAGAGATAATTTTCAATGGGAAGTTTATATTATAAAGCGAGACGACGTGTTAAATGCTTTTTGTACTCCGGGTGGTAAAATTTATTTTTACACAGGTCTTATGAAGTATCTCGATAATTCCTCTGCAGTAGCAGGAGTCATGGGTCATGAAATAGCTCATGCCGATAGGAGGCATTCAGGAAAACAACTTACTAGTCAGATGGGTCTCCAAATCTTACTACAAATTGTAGCAGGTACATCTGGTCAAGATATCGCGCAAATGGTAGGATTACTGGCAGGTATAGGATCATTAAAATTTAGTAGAGATCATGAAAGTGAGGCCGATGAATATAGCGTACGATATCTCTGTCCTACAAAATATCAAACCGATGGCGCTCATTTCTTTTTTAAAAAATTGATAGATGAGGGTCAGGCTAATTCAGGTACCCCTAGTTTTCTCAGCACTCACCCAGACCCAGGAGATAGAGTTGCCAATATTCAGAGTCAGGCCAATTCCATAGGGGGTTGTGTTACCAAAACGGAGAATTATTCTAATGATACTAAATACTTGCAATTACGGGCCACCTTATAA
- a CDS encoding polysaccharide biosynthesis C-terminal domain-containing protein yields MSLQSLAKQTLIYGASTIILRMASWMLTPYYSYAITQQANGQVAFFMSIVAFLNIIYMFGMETSYFRFIKSENQNQVFQKTESIVFFNSILWSLLLVLFAKPLIAWLGYSDKEIYVYLLTLTLFFENLCNIPFAQLRQENKALKFVSFKALYIILNISLNLILLSYFYKNKIVLPVLNIHDPIELIFWANLIPWFLVFLYFSPQIFSSLSWSALKDGKEMLNYSWPLLLVGAAGMVNEVIDRPLLRNLLPGTQIENEIQLGIYNINYKLAIIMTLAIQAFRMGAEPYFFKLAHEKSSTKMYAIVMDFFVIVCSMILVITSLNRDIIAMINNSTYKEGIQILPILLLANLFLGMYYNTSIWYKATNNTMKGAYISLVGAVITIALNWILIPKMGYMGSAWTTLICYFAMLVISLIWGRKYYPIPYHYAYNFLWIGLSTVYSLGAYFLFQENMWALIGLSFVYLFIACYYAYKRFGDIRGFL; encoded by the coding sequence ATGTCTCTTCAATCGCTCGCTAAACAAACTCTCATCTATGGTGCGAGTACGATTATTTTGCGCATGGCTAGCTGGATGCTGACACCATATTATTCTTATGCGATTACCCAACAGGCAAATGGTCAAGTTGCTTTCTTTATGTCTATCGTAGCATTTCTGAATATTATTTATATGTTCGGGATGGAGACCAGTTATTTTCGCTTTATCAAGTCTGAAAATCAAAATCAGGTTTTTCAAAAAACAGAATCTATTGTATTCTTCAATTCCATACTTTGGTCTTTACTTCTTGTCCTTTTTGCTAAACCTCTAATAGCATGGCTCGGATATTCGGACAAAGAAATTTATGTTTATCTATTGACATTAACCTTGTTTTTTGAAAATCTCTGCAATATTCCATTTGCCCAGCTGCGTCAAGAAAATAAAGCACTAAAGTTTGTTTCTTTCAAGGCACTTTATATCATACTAAATATTTCTTTGAATCTCATTTTACTATCCTATTTTTATAAGAACAAAATAGTATTGCCTGTTCTAAACATTCACGATCCTATCGAACTTATCTTTTGGGCCAATCTCATTCCTTGGTTTCTTGTTTTTTTATATTTTTCGCCACAAATATTTTCATCTCTTTCATGGAGTGCATTGAAGGATGGCAAGGAAATGTTGAACTACTCCTGGCCGCTCCTACTAGTAGGTGCGGCAGGTATGGTCAATGAAGTAATAGATCGACCACTTCTCCGAAATTTATTACCTGGTACACAAATTGAAAACGAAATACAGTTAGGCATTTACAATATCAACTATAAGTTAGCCATCATTATGACCCTTGCTATTCAAGCTTTTCGCATGGGGGCAGAGCCTTATTTTTTCAAACTAGCTCATGAAAAATCTTCGACAAAGATGTACGCTATTGTTATGGACTTTTTCGTCATAGTTTGTTCCATGATTCTAGTGATTACTAGTCTCAATAGAGATATAATAGCTATGATAAATAATTCTACTTATAAAGAAGGTATTCAAATTCTCCCAATTTTACTGCTTGCTAATCTATTTCTTGGCATGTATTATAATACATCTATCTGGTACAAGGCTACGAATAATACTATGAAGGGTGCATACATTTCACTTGTTGGTGCGGTCATAACAATTGCTCTGAATTGGATACTGATCCCAAAAATGGGCTATATGGGTTCAGCATGGACTACCTTGATTTGTTATTTTGCTATGCTTGTTATAAGTCTAATATGGGGTAGAAAGTATTATCCAATACCTTACCACTATGCATATAATTTTCTGTGGATTGGACTTAGCACGGTGTACAGTCTAGGAGCATATTTTTTATTTCAAGAGAATATGTGGGCATTAATTGGTCTTTCTTTTGTCTATCTTTTTATTGCCTGTTATTATGCGTATAAAAGGTTTGGTGATATAAGAGGTTTTCTTTAA
- a CDS encoding nucleoside deaminase, with product MVELNHSHFMSLAIKEALKAYEEDEVPIGCVIISQNQVIAKGYNQTQRLNDATAHAEIIALTSAFNYLNSKILKDCIMYVTIEPCAMCAGAIRWAQIGGLVYGATEDKCGFTLYKPSLLHPKTEVIAGIEKDTCAKLIKDFFMDKRA from the coding sequence ATGGTTGAATTGAACCATAGCCACTTTATGTCACTGGCTATCAAGGAAGCATTGAAAGCCTATGAAGAAGATGAGGTTCCAATTGGATGTGTTATTATTTCCCAGAATCAAGTTATAGCTAAAGGCTATAATCAAACACAGCGGCTAAATGATGCTACAGCACACGCAGAAATTATCGCATTAACTAGTGCCTTTAATTATCTAAATTCAAAAATTCTCAAAGATTGTATTATGTACGTAACAATAGAGCCATGCGCTATGTGTGCAGGTGCTATTCGGTGGGCACAGATAGGAGGGCTGGTATACGGTGCTACAGAAGATAAATGTGGTTTTACCTTATATAAACCTTCACTGCTCCATCCTAAAACGGAGGTGATTGCTGGCATTGAAAAAGATACCTGCGCAAAACTAATCAAGGATTTTTTTATGGATAAGAGGGCATAG
- the pdxH gene encoding pyridoxamine 5'-phosphate oxidase has translation MNLSDWRTEYDKYSLHEEDLPSQPLDLFRFWFDKAVEELNPEPNAFILSTVGTDNQPQSRVVLLKEIELNKFVFYTNYGSQKGKDIEVNPKVSALFFFPFSQRQIRVHGTVEKLSRKKAVEYFSSRPIESQVSAMASSQSQPITREKLIEKAAEIRNSGEIFCPENWGGYAITPNYFEFWQGQPGRLHDRIVYKLDSSSNWKQHRIAP, from the coding sequence ATGAACCTTTCTGATTGGCGCACAGAATATGATAAATATAGTCTTCACGAAGAAGACTTACCATCTCAGCCTTTAGATCTTTTCAGATTCTGGTTTGATAAAGCTGTCGAGGAGCTCAACCCAGAGCCCAATGCCTTTATTCTCAGCACAGTGGGCACAGATAATCAACCCCAATCTCGCGTAGTTTTGTTAAAAGAGATAGAATTAAATAAGTTTGTCTTCTATACAAACTATGGAAGTCAAAAAGGAAAAGATATAGAAGTAAATCCTAAGGTTTCCGCACTTTTCTTCTTCCCATTTAGTCAGCGACAAATAAGAGTGCATGGAACCGTCGAAAAGTTGAGCCGAAAAAAAGCCGTTGAATATTTCTCGTCTAGGCCTATTGAGAGTCAGGTATCGGCCATGGCATCTTCACAAAGCCAACCCATAACCCGTGAAAAATTGATTGAAAAAGCCGCTGAAATTAGAAATTCTGGAGAAATATTCTGTCCCGAAAATTGGGGGGGCTACGCTATAACTCCTAATTATTTTGAATTTTGGCAAGGTCAGCCAGGAAGGCTACACGACCGAATTGTTTACAAACTAGACTCTTCTTCCAATTGGAAGCAACACAGAATAGCACCATAA
- the radC gene encoding DNA repair protein RadC: MSIKLWKEDDRPREKFYHKGKSAVSDSELLAILIGMGTREKSALDIAKDMLSDNENSLEKLSKLSVKELTKYKGIGEAKAITIAAALELGNRKHAEPNNEIQSIVSSNDTFNLLRPYYAGLKQEEFYVILLNKALKPIKIQRISIGKTDATLVDIKIIAKLALEYLASQVVIAHNHPSGNLKPSDADIKLTTAIKSGLNLLEIKLLDHIIMAEDKYLSFADEEIL; the protein is encoded by the coding sequence ATGTCCATCAAACTATGGAAAGAAGATGATAGGCCAAGGGAGAAATTCTACCATAAAGGTAAGAGTGCTGTGAGTGATTCGGAATTATTAGCTATTCTCATAGGCATGGGTACGCGCGAAAAGTCAGCACTGGATATAGCCAAAGATATGCTGAGTGACAATGAAAACTCCTTAGAAAAATTGAGCAAACTCAGTGTCAAGGAACTAACCAAATATAAGGGCATAGGTGAGGCTAAAGCTATAACTATAGCCGCAGCTCTAGAACTAGGAAATAGAAAGCATGCAGAACCAAATAACGAAATACAATCTATTGTATCTAGTAATGATACTTTTAATTTATTAAGACCTTATTATGCTGGTCTGAAGCAAGAGGAGTTTTATGTCATTCTGCTAAATAAGGCTCTGAAACCTATAAAAATACAAAGAATATCTATAGGCAAAACCGATGCTACACTAGTAGATATCAAAATAATAGCTAAGCTAGCTCTGGAATATCTCGCCAGTCAGGTAGTCATAGCCCACAATCATCCATCTGGCAATCTCAAGCCTAGCGATGCTGACATAAAGTTGACCACAGCTATCAAATCAGGGCTAAATCTACTAGAGATAAAGTTGCTAGACCATATCATCATGGCTGAAGATAAGTACTTAAGTTTTGCAGATGAAGAAATATTATAA
- a CDS encoding SPOR domain-containing protein produces MIRFITLLIFSVSYSLISAQSEDSTANVLKSSIIDHSGVQPYITAHPMLDKKKPFFQGYRIQIFSRNSKEEANKVKSEFYSKFPAMRCYLTYQQPYYKLRVGDYEDQESAKPDAKKLARTYPSSFLVPDEVRRTGDKDTDKDKK; encoded by the coding sequence ATGATAAGATTTATTACTCTTTTAATATTTAGCGTTAGTTATAGTTTAATTTCAGCTCAGTCCGAAGACTCCACTGCGAATGTCTTAAAATCTTCTATCATTGACCACTCTGGGGTACAGCCCTATATTACGGCTCATCCAATGCTAGATAAGAAAAAACCTTTTTTCCAAGGTTATCGAATTCAGATTTTTAGCAGAAATAGCAAAGAAGAGGCAAACAAAGTCAAGTCAGAATTTTATAGTAAATTTCCCGCTATGCGTTGTTACCTTACCTATCAACAACCATATTATAAGCTACGTGTTGGAGACTATGAAGATCAGGAAAGCGCCAAACCTGATGCGAAAAAACTAGCTAGAACCTACCCTTCTTCATTTCTGGTACCCGATGAGGTAAGAAGAACAGGTGACAAAGACACCGATAAGGACAAAAAATAA
- a CDS encoding PorP/SprF family type IX secretion system membrane protein yields the protein MKNNYYFILLISLLIVRYSQAQDAHYSQALNFPMLVNPAYSGAFDGQTRALLSFRNQNIAVPNSAFSGVYNTFGASLEHKIFQDFTDQNTWSIGVTALSDYAGSGTLATNQVLMHSSYSLAMDRYSQSFISIGAQAGFINRRLFSNDLLFASQVREFEFDPRLPNLEPFINGGSEYAFMFNLGVLYQQQIGDNVISQVGFSLYNINKPNQFFFTNSKENIYARMNITGGLLFRLDDFSQIYPSIIFMKQGNFNSTNIGMSYMYTLNDNVTLIAGLRTRLKDAFIVVAGLKYKQFQSTLSYDVTTSSLSKANNSIGALELNLSYILGKSTQSYGNDKLYCPGI from the coding sequence TTGAAAAATAATTACTATTTCATTTTACTCATTTCACTTTTGATAGTGCGCTATAGTCAAGCGCAGGATGCGCATTATTCTCAAGCACTAAATTTTCCCATGCTTGTCAATCCTGCGTACTCTGGAGCATTCGATGGTCAGACAAGAGCTTTACTTTCATTTAGAAATCAAAATATCGCTGTGCCTAACTCTGCTTTTTCTGGTGTTTATAATACCTTTGGAGCATCTTTAGAACATAAAATATTTCAGGATTTTACAGACCAAAATACCTGGAGTATAGGTGTAACGGCACTATCTGACTACGCCGGAAGCGGCACCCTTGCTACTAACCAGGTTTTAATGCATAGTTCCTATTCTCTCGCTATGGATAGATATAGCCAAAGTTTTATATCTATTGGAGCTCAGGCGGGTTTTATCAATAGGCGCTTGTTTTCCAATGACTTACTATTTGCTTCTCAGGTAAGAGAGTTTGAGTTTGACCCGCGACTGCCAAATTTAGAGCCCTTTATTAACGGTGGTTCAGAATATGCTTTTATGTTCAATCTAGGAGTCCTGTATCAACAACAAATTGGAGATAATGTAATTTCGCAAGTAGGTTTCTCACTTTACAATATCAATAAACCCAATCAATTCTTTTTTACGAATTCAAAAGAGAACATATATGCTAGAATGAATATAACTGGGGGTTTATTATTTAGGCTTGACGATTTCTCTCAAATTTATCCTTCTATCATTTTTATGAAACAAGGAAATTTCAATTCTACAAATATTGGGATGAGCTATATGTATACCTTAAATGACAATGTCACCCTAATCGCAGGTTTACGAACGAGACTAAAGGATGCATTTATTGTGGTTGCAGGACTTAAATACAAACAATTTCAATCAACTCTTAGCTATGATGTAACTACCTCTAGTTTATCCAAAGCAAATAATTCTATAGGTGCACTTGAGTTGAATTTGAGCTATATTCTCGGAAAAAGTACACAGAGTTATGGAAATGACAAACTATATTGCCCAGGAATTTAA